A single window of Gossypium arboreum isolate Shixiya-1 chromosome 13, ASM2569848v2, whole genome shotgun sequence DNA harbors:
- the LOC108464435 gene encoding uncharacterized protein LOC108464435 isoform X1, whose translation MSCGIRGNHLHNNNSKVTEVGKGSRLQLNGYRRSPQDSRISSFNFRNIDQRCAILTFPTLECDGQWRIVALPLQYFDHTNRFGTGTQVNMNGLHLLSSPSINTFKLDGHDTQKGPQPDHIPHAAMPFRTRSLPGSNVQQQFRNKPLPNNTTQLSYTSSTHSSNDSSAVTSKGSNATMFIDCPEEDKSAKRNSQKNGSKKGKHKKKHLCDVGSMESEVCAEYTCGSSTSEICESSSGVVTSSQSQNICRGDIDEVETSESIAPSKAHKFSGEHHADSYEIGSEDQQLSRCQGDIERRHPSHHKVFSDMHDSLVLDSISVGSNSEEGMSGGHIVNPFNDYNHEISQLEVSGSSTNKGSLYRENSSCSISRTCDYTEETKHGMARKSFDGRKVAPSKRDKQFKSVPGKPGSTGNLHTRTGIENGYSVWQRVQKNSVEKCNTELKKTSPVCSQFDVALKDAPLQKRNCNNASSPTTVPITDDKRKLKNKVPKKLKRKVSPSPKQESGIYSRKESLPNKVNLNAYAKTSIPNGGISDDLSSMDDNGVIKNHSRSSSQPGYARVDTLKSESVSDFEVGLCSMEPCENACDATSGFNIQDSIEKNSHVPSDQSTLVEAETQVYLPHLMVNGVARTEKSSVAENGKQSHTLGSVLWKWIPIGIKDCGFTSSRSANSSFEHGNGLGPDVEDRTSMYNSFEEKFAPCSKNLSPSMNVGRMSSSIRNKTKEENLSAGANDLNKIAKALNDGYKAQMASEAVQMTSGGPIAEFERLLHFCSPVICHSYSSVRCQHCLLDKVPSALLCRHETPNIPLGCLWTWYEKHGSYGLEIKAEDYENPKRLGIDQVEFRAYFVPFLSAVQLFRNTKTYSTPRGSEACDTDPNDQSQVYDMKSVDMELVFEYFESEQPHQRRALYETIQQLVNDDVYPRCKMYGDPVHLNSINMLDLHPQSWYSVAWYPIYRIPDGNFRAAFLTYHSLSHFVRRSSKFDYASTVDACIVSPVVGLKSYNAQGECWFRPRHTTTNIMYENLGLSPSRILKERSRTLEETASLMARAVVIKGNRTSVNRHPDYEFFVSRQR comes from the exons ATGTCTTGTGGCATTCGAGGAAACCATCTTCATAATAATAATTCGAAAGTGACAGAAGTGGGGAAGGGTAGTAGGTTGCAGCTCAATGGTTATAGAAGATCACCCCAg GATTCCAGAAtttcttctttcaattttagGAACATTGATCAGAG GTGTGCCATATTGACATTCCCAACACTTGAGTGTGATGGGCAGTGGAGAATTGTTGCATTACCCTTGCAATATTTTGATCACACTAACCGTTTCGGAACTGGAACTCAGGTGAACATGAATGGCCTCCATCTCCTCTCCTCTCCCTCCATTAATACCTTCAAGCTTGATGGTCACGACACTCAAAAAGGGCCTCAACCTGATCACATTCCTCATGCTGCCATGCCTTTTAGAACCAGAAGTTTGCCTGGTTCCAATGTGCAACAACAATTTCGAAACAAGCCCCTTCCCAATAACACTACTCAATTGTCCTACACTTCTTCCACTCATAGTTCCAATGATTCCTCTGCCGTTACGTCCAAAGGATCCAATGCTACTATGTTCATTGATTGTCCCGAGGAAGACAAGTCTGCCAAGAGAAATTCGCAAAAGAATGGAAGCAAGAAAGGGAAGCATAAAAAGAAACATTTGTGCGATGTTGGCTCCATGGAATCAGAGGTTTGTGCGGAGTACACCTGTGGAAGTTCAACATCGGAGATCTGTG AGAGTAGCAGTGGTGTTGTTACAAGTTCTCAGTCACAAAATATATGCAGAGGTGACATTGATGAAGTCGAAACATCAGAGTCTATTGCACCTTCTAAAGCTCACAAGTTTTCAGGGGAGCATCATGCGGATAGCTACGAAATTGGTAGCGAGGATCAGCAGCTTTCTAGGTGTCAAGGAGATATAGAGAGGAGACATCCTTCACATCACAAGGTTTTCTCAGACATGCATGATTCTCTAGTGTTGGACTCAATTTCTGTTGGTTCAAACAGTGAAGAAGGGATGAGTGGTGGTCATATTGTCAATCCATTTAATGACTACAACCATGAAATCAGTCAATTAGAGGTATCAGGTTCAAGTACCAACAAGGGGTCTTTGTATCGAGAAAACTCATCGTGTAGCATTTCAAGAACTTGTGATTATACTGAGGAAACCAAGCATGGTATGGCTCGGAAAAGCTTTGATGGCCGAAAGGTTGCACCAAGCAAGAGGGATAAGCAGTTTAAATCTGTTCCTGGGAAACCTGGAAGCACAGGGAACTTGCACACTCGAACAGGAATCGAGAACGGTTATTCTGTTTGGCAAAGGGTTCAAAAGAACAGTGTAGAGAAATGCAACACCGAGTTGAAGAAAACAAGCCCTGTCTGCTCACAGTTTGACGTTGCTCTAAAGGATGCTCCATTGCAGAAAAGAAATTGTAATAATGCTTCCAGTCCAACAACCGTACCTATTACCGATGACAAAAGGAAGCTAAAGAATAAGGTTCCTAAGAAGCTGAAGAGAAAAGTTAGTCCTTCTCCGAAACAAGAAAGCGGCATTTATTCCAGGAAAGAGTCTCTTCCCAACAAGGTAAACTTAAATGCTTATGCAAAGACTAGCATCCCAAATGGTGGAATATCTGATGACTTGTCTTCGATGGATGACAATGGAGTAATTAAAAATCATTCAAGGTCTAGTTCTCAGCCTGGTTATGCAAGGGTTGATACCCTAAAATCCGAATCAGTTAGTGACTTTGAAGTTGGTCTATGCAGCATGGAACCATGTGAAAATGCCTGTGATGCTACTTCTGGTTTCAATATTCAAGACAGCATAGAGAAAAACTCGCATGTCCCTTCAGACCAGTCAACTTTAGTTGAGGCGGAAACTCAGGTTTACCTCCCTCATCTGATGGTGAATGGTGTTGCTCGAACAGAAAAAAGTTCTGTTGCTGAAAATGGCAAGCAAAGTCATACCTTGGGGTCTGTTCTCTGGAAATGGATACCTATTGGGATAAAGGATTGTGGATTTACATCTTCTAGATCTGCCAATTCATCATTCGAACATGGTAATGGACTGGGACCAGATGTAGAAGACAGAACTAGTATGTATAATAGCTTTGAAGAGAAATTTGCTCCATGCTCTAAGAATCTTTCTCCTTCAATGAATGTTGGAAGAATGAGTAGCAGCATTAGGAATAAAACTAAAGAAGAAAATTTATCAGCAGGTGCAAATGATTTAAACAAGATAGCAAAGGCATTGAATGATGGTTATAAGGCACAAATGGCATCTGAAGCTGTTCAGATGACCAGTGGTGGCCCCATTGCTGAGTTTGAAAGGCTTCTTCACTTTTGTTCTCCAGTGATTTGCCATTCATACAGTTCAGTAAGGTGTCAACATTGCTTACTAGACAAGGTTCCTAGTGCTCTATTATGCAGACATGAGACACCAAACATCCCATTGGGATGTCTATGGACATGGTATGAGAAACATGGAAGCTATGGATTAGAAATAAAGGCAGAAGATTACGAAAATCCAAAGCGTTTGGGCATCGATCAGGTCGAATTCCGTGCCTACTTTGTGCCTTTCTTGTCAGCAGTTCAACTCTTTAGGAACACTAAAACTTATTCCACCCCTAGAGGTTCAGAGGCTTGTGATACGGATCCAAATGATCAGTCGCAAGTATATGATATGAAATCTGTTGACATGGAACTAGTTTTTGAATATTTTGAATCCGAACAGCCTCATCAAAGACGAGCATTATATGAAAC GATACAACAACTGGTTAATGATGATGTATATCCTCGATGCAAAATGTATGGGGATCCAGTTCATCTCAACTCCATAAACATGCTTGATTTGCATCCTCAATCTTG GTATTCTGTTGCATGGTATCCTATTTATAGAATTCCAGACGGAAATTTTCGTGCTGCATTTCTGACTTACCATTCACTCAGCCATTTCGTTCGTAGAAGTTCCAAGTTTGATTATGCTAGTACCGTGGATGCATGTATTGTCTCTCCTGTTGTGGGTCTAAAGAGCTACAATGCTCAG GGGGAATGCTGGTTCCGACCGAGACACACTACAACGAACATTATGTATGAAaacctgggccttagcccttctAGAATACTGAAGGAGCGATCAAGGACACTGGAGGAGACTGCATCACTTATGGCAAGGGCGGTTGTCATCAAGGGAAACCGGACATCAGTAAACAGACACCCTGATTATGAGTTCTTCGTGTCTAGGCAACGATAG
- the LOC108464435 gene encoding uncharacterized protein LOC108464435 isoform X3: MNGLHLLSSPSINTFKLDGHDTQKGPQPDHIPHAAMPFRTRSLPGSNVQQQFRNKPLPNNTTQLSYTSSTHSSNDSSAVTSKGSNATMFIDCPEEDKSAKRNSQKNGSKKGKHKKKHLCDVGSMESEVCAEYTCGSSTSEICESSSGVVTSSQSQNICRGDIDEVETSESIAPSKAHKFSGEHHADSYEIGSEDQQLSRCQGDIERRHPSHHKVFSDMHDSLVLDSISVGSNSEEGMSGGHIVNPFNDYNHEISQLEVSGSSTNKGSLYRENSSCSISRTCDYTEETKHGMARKSFDGRKVAPSKRDKQFKSVPGKPGSTGNLHTRTGIENGYSVWQRVQKNSVEKCNTELKKTSPVCSQFDVALKDAPLQKRNCNNASSPTTVPITDDKRKLKNKVPKKLKRKVSPSPKQESGIYSRKESLPNKVNLNAYAKTSIPNGGISDDLSSMDDNGVIKNHSRSSSQPGYARVDTLKSESVSDFEVGLCSMEPCENACDATSGFNIQDSIEKNSHVPSDQSTLVEAETQVYLPHLMVNGVARTEKSSVAENGKQSHTLGSVLWKWIPIGIKDCGFTSSRSANSSFEHGNGLGPDVEDRTSMYNSFEEKFAPCSKNLSPSMNVGRMSSSIRNKTKEENLSAGANDLNKIAKALNDGYKAQMASEAVQMTSGGPIAEFERLLHFCSPVICHSYSSVRCQHCLLDKVPSALLCRHETPNIPLGCLWTWYEKHGSYGLEIKAEDYENPKRLGIDQVEFRAYFVPFLSAVQLFRNTKTYSTPRGSEACDTDPNDQSQVYDMKSVDMELVFEYFESEQPHQRRALYETIQQLVNDDVYPRCKMYGDPVHLNSINMLDLHPQSWYSVAWYPIYRIPDGNFRAAFLTYHSLSHFVRRSSKFDYASTVDACIVSPVVGLKSYNAQGECWFRPRHTTTNIMYENLGLSPSRILKERSRTLEETASLMARAVVIKGNRTSVNRHPDYEFFVSRQR; encoded by the exons ATGAATGGCCTCCATCTCCTCTCCTCTCCCTCCATTAATACCTTCAAGCTTGATGGTCACGACACTCAAAAAGGGCCTCAACCTGATCACATTCCTCATGCTGCCATGCCTTTTAGAACCAGAAGTTTGCCTGGTTCCAATGTGCAACAACAATTTCGAAACAAGCCCCTTCCCAATAACACTACTCAATTGTCCTACACTTCTTCCACTCATAGTTCCAATGATTCCTCTGCCGTTACGTCCAAAGGATCCAATGCTACTATGTTCATTGATTGTCCCGAGGAAGACAAGTCTGCCAAGAGAAATTCGCAAAAGAATGGAAGCAAGAAAGGGAAGCATAAAAAGAAACATTTGTGCGATGTTGGCTCCATGGAATCAGAGGTTTGTGCGGAGTACACCTGTGGAAGTTCAACATCGGAGATCTGTG AGAGTAGCAGTGGTGTTGTTACAAGTTCTCAGTCACAAAATATATGCAGAGGTGACATTGATGAAGTCGAAACATCAGAGTCTATTGCACCTTCTAAAGCTCACAAGTTTTCAGGGGAGCATCATGCGGATAGCTACGAAATTGGTAGCGAGGATCAGCAGCTTTCTAGGTGTCAAGGAGATATAGAGAGGAGACATCCTTCACATCACAAGGTTTTCTCAGACATGCATGATTCTCTAGTGTTGGACTCAATTTCTGTTGGTTCAAACAGTGAAGAAGGGATGAGTGGTGGTCATATTGTCAATCCATTTAATGACTACAACCATGAAATCAGTCAATTAGAGGTATCAGGTTCAAGTACCAACAAGGGGTCTTTGTATCGAGAAAACTCATCGTGTAGCATTTCAAGAACTTGTGATTATACTGAGGAAACCAAGCATGGTATGGCTCGGAAAAGCTTTGATGGCCGAAAGGTTGCACCAAGCAAGAGGGATAAGCAGTTTAAATCTGTTCCTGGGAAACCTGGAAGCACAGGGAACTTGCACACTCGAACAGGAATCGAGAACGGTTATTCTGTTTGGCAAAGGGTTCAAAAGAACAGTGTAGAGAAATGCAACACCGAGTTGAAGAAAACAAGCCCTGTCTGCTCACAGTTTGACGTTGCTCTAAAGGATGCTCCATTGCAGAAAAGAAATTGTAATAATGCTTCCAGTCCAACAACCGTACCTATTACCGATGACAAAAGGAAGCTAAAGAATAAGGTTCCTAAGAAGCTGAAGAGAAAAGTTAGTCCTTCTCCGAAACAAGAAAGCGGCATTTATTCCAGGAAAGAGTCTCTTCCCAACAAGGTAAACTTAAATGCTTATGCAAAGACTAGCATCCCAAATGGTGGAATATCTGATGACTTGTCTTCGATGGATGACAATGGAGTAATTAAAAATCATTCAAGGTCTAGTTCTCAGCCTGGTTATGCAAGGGTTGATACCCTAAAATCCGAATCAGTTAGTGACTTTGAAGTTGGTCTATGCAGCATGGAACCATGTGAAAATGCCTGTGATGCTACTTCTGGTTTCAATATTCAAGACAGCATAGAGAAAAACTCGCATGTCCCTTCAGACCAGTCAACTTTAGTTGAGGCGGAAACTCAGGTTTACCTCCCTCATCTGATGGTGAATGGTGTTGCTCGAACAGAAAAAAGTTCTGTTGCTGAAAATGGCAAGCAAAGTCATACCTTGGGGTCTGTTCTCTGGAAATGGATACCTATTGGGATAAAGGATTGTGGATTTACATCTTCTAGATCTGCCAATTCATCATTCGAACATGGTAATGGACTGGGACCAGATGTAGAAGACAGAACTAGTATGTATAATAGCTTTGAAGAGAAATTTGCTCCATGCTCTAAGAATCTTTCTCCTTCAATGAATGTTGGAAGAATGAGTAGCAGCATTAGGAATAAAACTAAAGAAGAAAATTTATCAGCAGGTGCAAATGATTTAAACAAGATAGCAAAGGCATTGAATGATGGTTATAAGGCACAAATGGCATCTGAAGCTGTTCAGATGACCAGTGGTGGCCCCATTGCTGAGTTTGAAAGGCTTCTTCACTTTTGTTCTCCAGTGATTTGCCATTCATACAGTTCAGTAAGGTGTCAACATTGCTTACTAGACAAGGTTCCTAGTGCTCTATTATGCAGACATGAGACACCAAACATCCCATTGGGATGTCTATGGACATGGTATGAGAAACATGGAAGCTATGGATTAGAAATAAAGGCAGAAGATTACGAAAATCCAAAGCGTTTGGGCATCGATCAGGTCGAATTCCGTGCCTACTTTGTGCCTTTCTTGTCAGCAGTTCAACTCTTTAGGAACACTAAAACTTATTCCACCCCTAGAGGTTCAGAGGCTTGTGATACGGATCCAAATGATCAGTCGCAAGTATATGATATGAAATCTGTTGACATGGAACTAGTTTTTGAATATTTTGAATCCGAACAGCCTCATCAAAGACGAGCATTATATGAAAC GATACAACAACTGGTTAATGATGATGTATATCCTCGATGCAAAATGTATGGGGATCCAGTTCATCTCAACTCCATAAACATGCTTGATTTGCATCCTCAATCTTG GTATTCTGTTGCATGGTATCCTATTTATAGAATTCCAGACGGAAATTTTCGTGCTGCATTTCTGACTTACCATTCACTCAGCCATTTCGTTCGTAGAAGTTCCAAGTTTGATTATGCTAGTACCGTGGATGCATGTATTGTCTCTCCTGTTGTGGGTCTAAAGAGCTACAATGCTCAG GGGGAATGCTGGTTCCGACCGAGACACACTACAACGAACATTATGTATGAAaacctgggccttagcccttctAGAATACTGAAGGAGCGATCAAGGACACTGGAGGAGACTGCATCACTTATGGCAAGGGCGGTTGTCATCAAGGGAAACCGGACATCAGTAAACAGACACCCTGATTATGAGTTCTTCGTGTCTAGGCAACGATAG
- the LOC108464435 gene encoding uncharacterized protein LOC108464435 isoform X2 has product MVNMNGLHLLSSPSINTFKLDGHDTQKGPQPDHIPHAAMPFRTRSLPGSNVQQQFRNKPLPNNTTQLSYTSSTHSSNDSSAVTSKGSNATMFIDCPEEDKSAKRNSQKNGSKKGKHKKKHLCDVGSMESEVCAEYTCGSSTSEICESSSGVVTSSQSQNICRGDIDEVETSESIAPSKAHKFSGEHHADSYEIGSEDQQLSRCQGDIERRHPSHHKVFSDMHDSLVLDSISVGSNSEEGMSGGHIVNPFNDYNHEISQLEVSGSSTNKGSLYRENSSCSISRTCDYTEETKHGMARKSFDGRKVAPSKRDKQFKSVPGKPGSTGNLHTRTGIENGYSVWQRVQKNSVEKCNTELKKTSPVCSQFDVALKDAPLQKRNCNNASSPTTVPITDDKRKLKNKVPKKLKRKVSPSPKQESGIYSRKESLPNKVNLNAYAKTSIPNGGISDDLSSMDDNGVIKNHSRSSSQPGYARVDTLKSESVSDFEVGLCSMEPCENACDATSGFNIQDSIEKNSHVPSDQSTLVEAETQVYLPHLMVNGVARTEKSSVAENGKQSHTLGSVLWKWIPIGIKDCGFTSSRSANSSFEHGNGLGPDVEDRTSMYNSFEEKFAPCSKNLSPSMNVGRMSSSIRNKTKEENLSAGANDLNKIAKALNDGYKAQMASEAVQMTSGGPIAEFERLLHFCSPVICHSYSSVRCQHCLLDKVPSALLCRHETPNIPLGCLWTWYEKHGSYGLEIKAEDYENPKRLGIDQVEFRAYFVPFLSAVQLFRNTKTYSTPRGSEACDTDPNDQSQVYDMKSVDMELVFEYFESEQPHQRRALYETIQQLVNDDVYPRCKMYGDPVHLNSINMLDLHPQSWYSVAWYPIYRIPDGNFRAAFLTYHSLSHFVRRSSKFDYASTVDACIVSPVVGLKSYNAQGECWFRPRHTTTNIMYENLGLSPSRILKERSRTLEETASLMARAVVIKGNRTSVNRHPDYEFFVSRQR; this is encoded by the exons ATG GTGAACATGAATGGCCTCCATCTCCTCTCCTCTCCCTCCATTAATACCTTCAAGCTTGATGGTCACGACACTCAAAAAGGGCCTCAACCTGATCACATTCCTCATGCTGCCATGCCTTTTAGAACCAGAAGTTTGCCTGGTTCCAATGTGCAACAACAATTTCGAAACAAGCCCCTTCCCAATAACACTACTCAATTGTCCTACACTTCTTCCACTCATAGTTCCAATGATTCCTCTGCCGTTACGTCCAAAGGATCCAATGCTACTATGTTCATTGATTGTCCCGAGGAAGACAAGTCTGCCAAGAGAAATTCGCAAAAGAATGGAAGCAAGAAAGGGAAGCATAAAAAGAAACATTTGTGCGATGTTGGCTCCATGGAATCAGAGGTTTGTGCGGAGTACACCTGTGGAAGTTCAACATCGGAGATCTGTG AGAGTAGCAGTGGTGTTGTTACAAGTTCTCAGTCACAAAATATATGCAGAGGTGACATTGATGAAGTCGAAACATCAGAGTCTATTGCACCTTCTAAAGCTCACAAGTTTTCAGGGGAGCATCATGCGGATAGCTACGAAATTGGTAGCGAGGATCAGCAGCTTTCTAGGTGTCAAGGAGATATAGAGAGGAGACATCCTTCACATCACAAGGTTTTCTCAGACATGCATGATTCTCTAGTGTTGGACTCAATTTCTGTTGGTTCAAACAGTGAAGAAGGGATGAGTGGTGGTCATATTGTCAATCCATTTAATGACTACAACCATGAAATCAGTCAATTAGAGGTATCAGGTTCAAGTACCAACAAGGGGTCTTTGTATCGAGAAAACTCATCGTGTAGCATTTCAAGAACTTGTGATTATACTGAGGAAACCAAGCATGGTATGGCTCGGAAAAGCTTTGATGGCCGAAAGGTTGCACCAAGCAAGAGGGATAAGCAGTTTAAATCTGTTCCTGGGAAACCTGGAAGCACAGGGAACTTGCACACTCGAACAGGAATCGAGAACGGTTATTCTGTTTGGCAAAGGGTTCAAAAGAACAGTGTAGAGAAATGCAACACCGAGTTGAAGAAAACAAGCCCTGTCTGCTCACAGTTTGACGTTGCTCTAAAGGATGCTCCATTGCAGAAAAGAAATTGTAATAATGCTTCCAGTCCAACAACCGTACCTATTACCGATGACAAAAGGAAGCTAAAGAATAAGGTTCCTAAGAAGCTGAAGAGAAAAGTTAGTCCTTCTCCGAAACAAGAAAGCGGCATTTATTCCAGGAAAGAGTCTCTTCCCAACAAGGTAAACTTAAATGCTTATGCAAAGACTAGCATCCCAAATGGTGGAATATCTGATGACTTGTCTTCGATGGATGACAATGGAGTAATTAAAAATCATTCAAGGTCTAGTTCTCAGCCTGGTTATGCAAGGGTTGATACCCTAAAATCCGAATCAGTTAGTGACTTTGAAGTTGGTCTATGCAGCATGGAACCATGTGAAAATGCCTGTGATGCTACTTCTGGTTTCAATATTCAAGACAGCATAGAGAAAAACTCGCATGTCCCTTCAGACCAGTCAACTTTAGTTGAGGCGGAAACTCAGGTTTACCTCCCTCATCTGATGGTGAATGGTGTTGCTCGAACAGAAAAAAGTTCTGTTGCTGAAAATGGCAAGCAAAGTCATACCTTGGGGTCTGTTCTCTGGAAATGGATACCTATTGGGATAAAGGATTGTGGATTTACATCTTCTAGATCTGCCAATTCATCATTCGAACATGGTAATGGACTGGGACCAGATGTAGAAGACAGAACTAGTATGTATAATAGCTTTGAAGAGAAATTTGCTCCATGCTCTAAGAATCTTTCTCCTTCAATGAATGTTGGAAGAATGAGTAGCAGCATTAGGAATAAAACTAAAGAAGAAAATTTATCAGCAGGTGCAAATGATTTAAACAAGATAGCAAAGGCATTGAATGATGGTTATAAGGCACAAATGGCATCTGAAGCTGTTCAGATGACCAGTGGTGGCCCCATTGCTGAGTTTGAAAGGCTTCTTCACTTTTGTTCTCCAGTGATTTGCCATTCATACAGTTCAGTAAGGTGTCAACATTGCTTACTAGACAAGGTTCCTAGTGCTCTATTATGCAGACATGAGACACCAAACATCCCATTGGGATGTCTATGGACATGGTATGAGAAACATGGAAGCTATGGATTAGAAATAAAGGCAGAAGATTACGAAAATCCAAAGCGTTTGGGCATCGATCAGGTCGAATTCCGTGCCTACTTTGTGCCTTTCTTGTCAGCAGTTCAACTCTTTAGGAACACTAAAACTTATTCCACCCCTAGAGGTTCAGAGGCTTGTGATACGGATCCAAATGATCAGTCGCAAGTATATGATATGAAATCTGTTGACATGGAACTAGTTTTTGAATATTTTGAATCCGAACAGCCTCATCAAAGACGAGCATTATATGAAAC GATACAACAACTGGTTAATGATGATGTATATCCTCGATGCAAAATGTATGGGGATCCAGTTCATCTCAACTCCATAAACATGCTTGATTTGCATCCTCAATCTTG GTATTCTGTTGCATGGTATCCTATTTATAGAATTCCAGACGGAAATTTTCGTGCTGCATTTCTGACTTACCATTCACTCAGCCATTTCGTTCGTAGAAGTTCCAAGTTTGATTATGCTAGTACCGTGGATGCATGTATTGTCTCTCCTGTTGTGGGTCTAAAGAGCTACAATGCTCAG GGGGAATGCTGGTTCCGACCGAGACACACTACAACGAACATTATGTATGAAaacctgggccttagcccttctAGAATACTGAAGGAGCGATCAAGGACACTGGAGGAGACTGCATCACTTATGGCAAGGGCGGTTGTCATCAAGGGAAACCGGACATCAGTAAACAGACACCCTGATTATGAGTTCTTCGTGTCTAGGCAACGATAG
- the LOC108463183 gene encoding pentatricopeptide repeat-containing protein At2g13600-like, producing MDRKKLLLSVLGKYPNLKKLKKIHAQATTLGLLQHHNQALSCKILTTYANLNYPNDATKVFNQIHNPDIVSWTCLITLLSQHKNPFKSVLAFSQLIRAGLRPDSYSVVAALSACGKDRDLISGMLIHGLVLKYNLAFKNQIVGNALIDMYSRNGEIMVAELVFDWMLFRDVASWNSLLNGFILCNDLEASHRVFDKMPVRNAVSWSALISGYVKGKEPLVGMKLFKEMRSQGEVNPTIVTIVAVLAGCADNGGLYFGGSVHGYVKKVNLGENNIVLNNALTDMYSKCGYHDVSVMIFNEMVERDVFSWTIMINGCAFHGKGKQALQLFSDMLASGVAPNEVTFLSALSACTHEGLFVEGQELFRNMVQCYGLKPMIEHYGCVVDLLGRAGLLEEAKILIKQMPMSPDVAIWRSFLCACLIHGELDLAEMAGEKLMKLEPDDDGVYALVSHMYCTSNRHEDGLKIRKKMRNKKIRKRPGCSWIEVNGSVHEFLAVDRSYVAATHIYRILQCINEPHREFLWLELE from the coding sequence atggACCGCAAGAAGTTGCTGCTTTCGGTCCTAGGAAAATATCCAAATCTTAAAAAACTGAAGAAAATCCATGCCCAGGCAACAACTTTGGGGCTACTGCAACACCATAACCAAGCCTTGTCCTGCAAAATACTCACCACCTACGCCAATCTCAACTATCCAAAtgatgcaaccaaagtcttcaaCCAAATCCACAACCCAGACATAGTTTCATGGACTTGTCTCATTACCCTTCTCTCacaacacaaaaatcccttcaaatctGTCTTAGCCTTTTCGCAGTTAATACGTGCCGGTTTAAGACCCGACAGTTATTCTGTCGTCGCTGCCTTGTCAGCTTGTGGTAAAGACAGAGATTTGATTAGTGGAATGTTAATTCATGGACTTGTTTTGAAATATAACTTGGCTTTTAAGAATCAAATTGTTGGCAATGCTCTTATTGATATGTATAGTAGAAATGGTGAAATTATGGTGGCTGAACTAGTGTTTGATTGGATGTTGTTTAGAGATGTTGCTTCTTGGAACAGTTTGTTGAATGGTTTTATTTTATGCAACGATTTGGAGGCTTCTCACCGGGTATTTGATAAAATGCCTGTGAGAAATGCAGTTTCTTGGTCGGCTTTGATATCTGGGTATGTAAAAGGGAAGGAACCGTTGGTTGGAATGAAGCTTTTCAAGGAAATGAGAAGTCAAGGGGAAGTTAATCCTACAATTGTTACCATTGTAGCGGTTCTTGCTGGCTGTGCTGATAATGGGGGTCTTTATTTTGGTGGGAGTGTTCATGGTTATGTTAAGAAAGTGAATTTGGGCGAAAATAATATTGTTTTGAACAATGCTTTGACGGATATGTATTCAAAATGCGGATACCATGATGTTTCTGtgatgatttttaatgaaatggtGGAAAGAGATGTGTTTTCTTGGACTATAATGATAAATGGATGTGCATTTCATGGGAAAGGAAAACAAGCTTTGCAGCTATTTTCTGACATGTTAGCATCAGGCGTTGCACCAAATGAGGTGACCTTTTTGTCTGCTCTATCCGCTTGTACCCATGAAGGATTGTTCGTTGAGGGGCAGGAGTTGTTTAGGAATATGGTTCAATGCTATGGTTTAAAACCCATGATTGAGCATTATGGATGTGTAGTGGACCTTCTTGGCCGAGCTGGGCTATTGGAAGAagcaaaaatattaattaaacaaatGCCAATGTCGCCAGATGTTGCTATTTGGAGGTCATTCCTTTGTGCTTGTTTAATCCATGGGGAATTGGATTTAGCAGAGATGGCAGGAGAGAAGCTTATGAAACTAGAACCAGATGATGATGGGGTGTATGCACTTGTGTCACATATGTATTGTACTTCAAATAGGCACGAAGATGGTTTGAAGATTAGGAAGAAGATGAGAAATAAGAAGATAAGGAAAAGACCTGGGTGTAGTTGGATTGAGGTGAATGGTAGTGTTCATGAATTTCTTGCTGTAGATAGATCATATGTTGCTGCTACTCACATTTATCGGATTCTACAATGCATTAATGAACCCCACAGAGAATTTCTTTGGTTAGAGTTGGAATGA